Proteins from a single region of Oncorhynchus tshawytscha isolate Ot180627B linkage group LG03, Otsh_v2.0, whole genome shotgun sequence:
- the LOC112240357 gene encoding uncharacterized protein LOC112240357, producing the protein MDGEHQEDNPLHEKGNPLHNEEKTSSDVEKTLYDMERALCDIKNSAEESSSSDDNSSGDEVEEQRLDSNLPSGSDPLPSNAESPCDNSESEPSPQKAAQAKKTRLKKFAPRKGTRSSLRSSTKLTVSACDTTDGKRKLDKKHFCLYCNEPHHNIARHLERMHAEEAAVGHAISFPKLSKIRSLLLDQLRNKGNYQHNFEVLQSGDGEIVRKCRPSNDGVSVRDCLPCQHCLAFFSKIDLWKHESSCNARKGQDETTGGKRVRVQAASSQLAPLSVYSTGGCEEIIHNMNQDDISCHIKNDPLICKYGNALSGKHGHAKSQFTYIGSKMRELARFVLAVNEMDCGVQYLHEVCVPSKFKLAVHAARKMSGHDPASDRYKTPSLALKIGYSLKRATEIAFGESRMTEDREAEEQAKRFIELLENDWNNSFSGLSLSAVPQCDEVDVSSLTEDLIKLQKFLKVAEDTAKKELLENPTNTVWKKLNETLLAEIALFNRKRTGEVAKMLLETYTNRKKAPASADIFNNLSRLEQELGDNKLTRLEIEGKNGRKMPVLLTERMISSLEILIANRDKVGVSKDNPYVFARSLDAATYIRGFDCLRKCAHECDAKNPESLIHATMRKEVAIHCQLLNLNESELDQVAKLLGHDTQVHKEYYRLSENAAHLAEISKLLLAMDQVPVVIPGPSEERVVYPTYGTSSAGTYPAGTDTGRTYPTETCPTGSSYPTETYSAKSYTVEAQPSRSYHAGTYPEKSYPSGSHSARSYSVGTDSARAYPTVTHPAGTDPAGSYVAGTNTAGTYHARLYPASPYGLSSPATSYASGTNPARSYPAQTLPARTVITPTLHAQTLPTQKLPVRTVPVRTSPVRPWSDAAKAAVKRQLGHFISTMKVPGKRDCEVCLHNEPAVRDRTWRDIKNYVHNTVKSIKRKKGLTGVDPRKWTKKESAKIAKEEVGGTRTVPVQGEDERLEAGPVAVTTQRKQKIWSDEAQAAVRRQLGDFTKLMKIPGKTECDACIAAEPVLQGRTWKDVKNYVHNTLMTMCRRHISGKQNMDHEKQSPGTQKPGMQQKPKVPLGLPEDLPVYLYL; encoded by the exons ATGGATGGGGAACACCAGGAAGATAATCCTTTACACGAGAAAGGAAATCCTCTACACAATGAAGAGAAGACTTCAAGTGATGTGGAGAAGACTTTATATGACATGGAGAGAGCTTTATGTGACATAAAAAATAGTGCTGAAGAGAGCAGTTCAAGTGATGATAACAGTTCAGGTGATGAGGTAGAAGAACAAAGACTGGATTCAAACCTCCCAAGTGGTTCAGATCCTCTTCCATCTAATGCAGAAAGCCCCTGCGATAATAGTGAATCTGAGCCGTCCCCCCAAAAAGCAGCACAAGCTAAAAAAACTCGCCTCAAGAAGTTTGCGCCACGGAAAGGCACAAGGTCAAGCCTACGTTCCAGCACAAAATTGACAGTCAGTGCATGTGATACGACAGATGGTAAAAGAAAATTGGACAAAAAGCACTTCTGCCTTTATTGCAATGAACCACACCACAACATTGCAAGACATTTAGAAAGGATGCATGCAGAAGAAGCAGCTGTTGGTCATGCTATCAGCTTCCCAAAACTCTCCAAAATCAGGTCTCTGTTGCTTGACCAACTCCGTAACAAAGGCAACTATCAACACAACTTTGAAGTTCTTCAAAGTGGAGATGGGGAAATTGTGAGAAAGTGTAGACCATCTAACGATGGCGTTTCTGTGCGTGACTGCCTGCCCTGCCAACACTGCTTAGCTTTTTTCTCCAAAATTGATTTATGGAAGCATGAGAGCTCATGTAATGCCAGAAAAGGACAAGATGAAACGACAGGAGGAAAAAGAGTGAGGGTCCAGGCTGCGTCCTCTCAACTTGCTCCATTGTCTGTCTATTCTACTGGAGGATGTGAAGAAATAATACACAATATGAATCAAGATGACATCTCATGCCACATCAAAAATGATCCCCTCATATGTAAATATGGCAATGCACTATCTGGAAAGCATGGTCATGCCAAGTCACAGTTTACTTACATTGGTTCAAAAATGAGGGAATTGGCTAGATTTGTACTTGCTGTAAATGAGATGGACTGTGGTGTTCAATATCTGCATGAAGTATGTGTACCATCCAAATTCAAATTGGCCGTTCATGCTGCCAGGAAAATGAGTGGTCATGACCCTGCCTCCGACAGGTACAAGACCCCATCTCTTGCTTTAAAGATAGGCTATTCCTTGAAAAGAGCTACCGAAATAGCTTTTGGGGAGAGTCGTATGACAGAGGACCGTGAGGCAGAGGAACAAGCCAAAAGGTTCATTGAACTTCTTGAAAACGATTGGAATAACTCTTTTTCCGGTCTATCCCTCAGCGCTGTCCCTCAGTGTGATGAAGTTGATGTGTCTTCACTAACTGAGGATTTGATCAAACTTCAGAAGTTTCTCAAGGTTGCAGAGGACACAGCGAAGAAAGAATTGCTGGAGAACCCCACCAACACTGTCTGGAAAAAGCTCAATGAAACTCTTCTTGCAGAAATAGCTCTCTTCAACAGAAAAAGGACAGGGGAGGTTGCAAAAATGCTGTTGGAAACGTACACAAACAGGAAGAAAGCTCCAGCTAGTGCAGACATTTTCAATAACCTCTCAAGGCTGGAGCAGGAGCTTGGAGACAACAAATTAACCAGGTTGGAAATAGAAGGCAAAAATGGTAGGAAAATGCCAGTCCTACTAACGGAGAGGATGATCTCATCTCTTGAGATCCTTATTGCAAACAGAGACAAAGTTGGTGTGTCAAAGGACAACCCTTATGTCTTTGCACGTAGCCTGGATGCAGCAACCTACATCAGAGGGTTTGACTGTCTGAGGAAGTGTGCACATGAGTGTGATGCAAAGAATCCTGAAAGTCTGATCCATGCGACAATGAGGAAAGAGGTTGCTATCCATTGCCAACTACTAAACTTGAATGAAAGTGAATTGGATCAGGTGGCAAAGTTATTGGGACATGACACCCAGGTCCATAAAGAGTACTACAGGCTCTCTGAAAATGCAGCACATCTAGCAGAAATCAGCAAACTGCTGCTTGCAATGGATCAGGTTCCAGTGGTAATTCCAGGGCCATCTGAGGAAAGGGTTGTTTATCCTACATATG GGACATCTTCTGCAGGGACATACCCAGCTGGGACAGATACTGGAAGGACATATCCTACCGAGACATGTCCTACTGGGTCATCATATCCTACAGAGACATATTCAGCGAAGTCATATACTGTGGAGGCACAGCCTTCAAGGTCATATCATGCTGGGACATATCCTGAGAAGTCATATCCTTCAGGATCACATTCTGCGAGGTCATATTCTGTGGGGACAGATTCTGCGAGAGCATATCCTACCGTGACACATCCTGCAGGGACCGATCCAGCAGGTTCATATGTTGCAGGGACAAATACTGCAGGGACTTATCATGCAAGACTATATCCTGCAAGTCCTTATGGCCTTTCATCTCCTGCAACATCATATGCTTCGGGTACTAATCCTGCAAGGTCATATCCTGCACAAACACTTCCAGCGCGTACAGTTATTACGCCAACACTTCATGCACAGACACTTCCAACGCAGAAACTTCCTGTCAGGACAGTTCCTGTGAGGACAAGTCCTGTGAGGCCGTGGAGTGATGCGGCTAAGGCTGCGGTAAAGCGTCAGTTGGGACACTTCATCTCAACGATGAAGGTTCCAGGTAAACGGGACTGTGAAGTATGCCTCCACAATGAACCAGCTGTACGAGACAGGACTTGGAGAGACATCAAAAACTATGTGCACAACACAGTAAAATCTATTAAAAGGAAGAAGGGCCTTACAGGAGTGGACCCCAGAAAATGGACAAAGAAAGAATCAGCAAAGATTGCTAAGGAAGAGGTTGGTGGAACAAGGACTGTACCTGTACAGGGTGAAGACGAGAGACTAGAGGCAGGTCCTGTTGCTGTGACAACACAAAGGAAGCAGAAGATATGGAGTGATGAGGCTCAGGCTGCGGTCAGGCGGCAGCTAGGAGACTTCACTAAACTGATGAAGATTCCAGGTAAAACGGAATGTGATGCATGTATTGCAGCTGAACCAGTTCTACAAGGCAGGACTTGGAAAGATGTAAAAAACTATGTGCATAACACATTAATGACAATGTGCAGGAGACATATTTCAGGCAAACAAAACATGGACCATGAAAAACAAAGTCCAGGGACACAGAAACCAGGGATGCAACAGAAACCAAAGGTGCCGTTGGGACTTCCAGAAGATCTTCCTGTTTATCTGTACTTATGA